The genomic stretch GCGCGAAAGTGCTGATCATCTCACCGCGTGTCTGGTGCTTTCGGCGCTTGAATTGGGTCATGACAGCGACTTTCCATTTGAATCAAACAGCATATCGTCGGGTAATTCGACATCCGGCGCGTCGACCTGCTCGCCCTTGTTCAGTTGGTAGATGAAAGCCAGCACAGCCGCGACCGCCGTATAGAGCGGCGGCGGAATCTCATCTCCGATCTTGCCTGCAAAGAACAAGGCGCGGGCCAGTAATTCGTTGGAAAAGACCGTGACGCCCGCGTCTTTGCCAAGGCGGATAATCTCTTGCGCCTGATGGCCGCGCCCCATTGCCAGAATTGTCGGCGCGCCACTGGTCCCAATCTCGTATTTCAAGGCGACAGCAAAATGGATCGGGTTGGTAATAATCGCGGTTGCGCTTGGCACTTGGTCCATGGCTTCGCGCCGCTGTTTCGCCCGCGCACCCGCAGTCATTTGAAGGCGACGGATCTTGGCTTTGACTTCTGGGGAGCCTTCCGTTTGCTTGCTTTCATCCTTCAATTCCTGAAGCGTCATTTTGAGTTTCTTGTTGTGATCATATTGTTGATAAACGACGTCGAACATCGCGATAATAGCAAGAACCAGAAGAAAGACGATGATCAGCAAAACAAAGACATCACCCAGACGGGACATACCACCAAACAGATGCGTCGCCTGCGACGTCAGCAATTTGTCGACTTCGCTGGTGAATACAAAAATGGCTGCGCCGATCAGCGACGCAACTTTGCCCACGGCTTTGAGCATTTCGACCAGGGCTTTGACCGAAAACATGCGCTTCAACCCGGCTGTTGGGTCGATACGATTGGGCTTGAAGGCCAATGCCGAAGTGGACCAGTTGATGCTGCCG from Yoonia vestfoldensis encodes the following:
- a CDS encoding EscU/YscU/HrcU family type III secretion system export apparatus switch protein, with the translated sequence MADPESDGQEKTEEPTQKRLEKAKEDGQVASSKELFVLSTLLAGFLLYFGLSPFFATILLEWSSLLRFSGENGLQDEIYRNMGASFTFIFWKSVIFALPLLVIIVLTQMTMSGSINWSTSALAFKPNRIDPTAGLKRMFSVKALVEMLKAVGKVASLIGAAIFVFTSEVDKLLTSQATHLFGGMSRLGDVFVLLIIVFLLVLAIIAMFDVVYQQYDHNKKLKMTLQELKDESKQTEGSPEVKAKIRRLQMTAGARAKQRREAMDQVPSATAIITNPIHFAVALKYEIGTSGAPTILAMGRGHQAQEIIRLGKDAGVTVFSNELLARALFFAGKIGDEIPPPLYTAVAAVLAFIYQLNKGEQVDAPDVELPDDMLFDSNGKSLS